From Geomonas agri, one genomic window encodes:
- the pyrR gene encoding bifunctional pyr operon transcriptional regulator/uracil phosphoribosyltransferase PyrR yields the protein MAENTVILDGTGVKRALTRIAHEVLEKNKGVEGLVLVGIRTGGVHLAQELGARLSEIEGVEVPVGAVDITMYRDDIKGHHEHLPVGKTELPFSVEGKKVVLVDDVLFTGRTIRAAMDAIFDQGRPSCIQLAVLVDRGHRDLPIRADFVGRNVPTSRSENIMVAFDADNKPTEVILQK from the coding sequence ATGGCTGAAAACACTGTGATACTGGATGGCACCGGCGTTAAAAGGGCCCTGACCAGGATAGCCCACGAGGTGCTCGAGAAGAACAAGGGGGTCGAGGGGCTCGTGCTGGTCGGCATCAGGACCGGCGGCGTGCACTTGGCCCAGGAACTGGGCGCCCGCCTGAGCGAGATCGAAGGGGTCGAGGTTCCCGTCGGCGCCGTGGACATCACCATGTACCGCGACGACATCAAGGGGCACCACGAGCACCTGCCGGTCGGCAAGACTGAGCTTCCTTTCTCCGTGGAAGGAAAGAAGGTGGTGCTCGTCGACGACGTCCTCTTCACCGGTCGCACCATCCGTGCCGCCATGGACGCCATCTTCGACCAGGGGCGTCCCTCGTGCATCCAGCTTGCAGTGTTGGTGGACCGCGGGCACCGCGACCTTCCCATTCGTGCCGACTTCGTGGGGCGCAACGTACCGACCAGCCGCAGCGAGAACATCATGGTCGCCTTCGACGCCGACAACAAGCCGACCGAGGTTATCCTGCAGAAGTAG
- a CDS encoding aspartate carbamoyltransferase catalytic subunit codes for MGFRHKDIIALKDLTKEEIELLLDTADNLSEINQRDIKKVPTLRGKTVINLFYEASTRTRTSFEIAAKRLSADAVNITASTSSVVKGETLSDTAANILAMKPDIIVMRHSVSGAHEYLAKRVSCSVINAGDGAHEHPSQGLLDMLTMRQKFGKLAGLKVAIVGDITHSRVARSNIYGLTTMGAKVFLAGPPTMMPPGIERLGNVTVCKDMREAVDQADVVMMLRIQLERQGKTLLPSMREYSRYFGLNPTVLALAKKDAIVMHPGPINRGVELASSVADCDQSAIMKQVENGVAVRMAMLYHVCGGEPVE; via the coding sequence ATGGGTTTCAGGCACAAAGACATCATCGCCCTGAAGGATCTGACCAAGGAGGAGATCGAACTGCTCCTCGATACGGCGGACAACCTAAGCGAGATCAACCAGCGGGACATCAAGAAGGTGCCGACTCTGCGCGGCAAGACGGTGATCAACCTTTTCTACGAGGCCTCCACCAGGACCCGTACCTCCTTCGAGATCGCGGCGAAACGTTTATCCGCCGACGCCGTCAACATCACCGCGTCGACCAGTTCCGTGGTCAAGGGCGAAACCCTCTCCGACACCGCCGCCAACATCCTCGCCATGAAACCCGACATCATCGTCATGCGCCACTCGGTTTCCGGCGCCCACGAATACCTCGCCAAGCGCGTTTCCTGCTCCGTGATCAACGCCGGTGACGGTGCGCACGAGCACCCCTCGCAGGGGCTTTTGGACATGCTCACCATGCGCCAGAAGTTCGGCAAGCTGGCCGGTTTGAAGGTCGCCATCGTTGGCGACATCACCCACAGCCGCGTGGCCCGCTCCAACATCTACGGACTCACTACCATGGGCGCCAAGGTCTTTCTGGCCGGGCCGCCGACCATGATGCCCCCCGGCATCGAGCGGTTGGGCAACGTGACCGTCTGCAAGGACATGCGCGAGGCGGTGGACCAGGCCGACGTGGTCATGATGCTCAGGATCCAGTTGGAACGCCAGGGCAAGACCCTGCTTCCCAGCATGCGTGAATACTCCCGCTACTTCGGCCTCAACCCCACGGTCCTCGCCCTGGCTAAGAAAGACGCCATCGTCATGCACCCCGGCCCGATCAACCGCGGCGTGGAGCTCGCTTCTTCGGTCGCCGATTGCGACCAGTCCGCGATCATGAAACAGGTCGAGAACGGCGTGGCGGTCAGGATGGCCATGCTGTACCACGTCTGTGGCGGAGAGCCGGTCGAGTAG
- a CDS encoding dihydroorotase yields MNLLIKGGRVIDPSQGIDETMDVLIADGVVLELGQGIAAPEGTQTIDASGLLVTPGLIDMHVHLRDPGLEYKEDIATGSRAAAAGGFTSVACMPNTSPVIDNKAVACYVVNKAKSEALVNVFPIGSITKGSKGDSLAEMGDLKEAGCVAVSDDGKPVCNSELMRRALEYAKGIGITVISHSEDLALVGEGVMNEGFVSTELGLKGIPWAAEDIAVAREVYLAEFACAPVHIAHISTAGSARIIRNAKARGVKVTCETAPHYFTLTDDAVRGYNTNAKMNPPLRGESDVAAMKAALADGTIDAIATDHAPHHPDEKDVEFNVALNGIVGLETSLPLSLKLVEEGVLDLKGLVSVMSCNPAKILGLDRGTLRVGAVGDVTVIDPAKEWQVDAAKLESKSKNSPFLGWQMKGKAVYTVVKGQVVHQA; encoded by the coding sequence ATGAATCTTCTGATAAAAGGTGGGCGCGTGATCGATCCTTCCCAAGGGATCGACGAAACCATGGATGTGCTGATTGCCGACGGTGTAGTCCTCGAGCTGGGGCAGGGCATCGCGGCACCGGAGGGGACCCAGACCATCGACGCCTCCGGGCTCCTGGTCACCCCGGGCCTGATCGATATGCACGTGCACCTGCGCGATCCGGGCCTCGAGTACAAAGAGGACATCGCCACCGGCAGCCGCGCAGCTGCCGCCGGCGGCTTCACGTCCGTTGCTTGCATGCCCAATACCTCGCCGGTGATCGACAACAAGGCGGTCGCCTGCTACGTGGTCAACAAGGCCAAGAGCGAGGCGCTGGTCAACGTCTTCCCGATCGGCTCCATCACCAAGGGGAGCAAGGGAGACAGCCTGGCCGAGATGGGCGACCTCAAAGAGGCTGGCTGCGTGGCAGTCTCCGATGACGGCAAGCCGGTGTGCAACTCCGAACTGATGCGCCGCGCGCTCGAGTACGCCAAGGGGATCGGCATCACCGTCATCTCCCACTCCGAGGACCTCGCCTTGGTAGGCGAGGGGGTGATGAACGAAGGGTTCGTCTCCACCGAGCTCGGGCTCAAGGGGATCCCGTGGGCGGCCGAAGATATCGCGGTGGCCCGCGAGGTGTACCTCGCCGAGTTCGCGTGTGCACCGGTGCATATCGCCCACATCTCCACCGCCGGTTCCGCACGTATCATCCGTAATGCCAAGGCACGCGGCGTGAAGGTGACCTGCGAGACCGCGCCGCACTACTTCACCCTGACCGACGATGCGGTGCGCGGCTACAACACAAACGCCAAGATGAACCCGCCGCTCAGAGGCGAGTCCGACGTGGCGGCCATGAAGGCGGCGCTTGCCGACGGCACCATTGACGCCATCGCCACCGACCACGCTCCGCACCACCCGGACGAGAAGGACGTCGAGTTTAACGTGGCCCTCAACGGCATCGTCGGCCTGGAAACCTCCCTGCCGCTCTCGCTGAAGCTGGTCGAAGAAGGGGTGCTGGATCTTAAAGGGCTGGTTTCGGTGATGTCCTGCAACCCGGCGAAAATCCTCGGGCTCGATCGCGGCACCCTGAGGGTCGGTGCGGTCGGCGACGTCACCGTCATCGACCCGGCCAAGGAGTGGCAGGTAGACGCGGCCAAGCTGGAGTCTAAGTCGAAGAACTCGCCCTTCCTGGGCTGGCAGATGAAAGGGAAGGCGGTGTACACCGTGGTCAAGGGACAGGTGGTGCACCAGGCATAG
- the carA gene encoding glutamine-hydrolyzing carbamoyl-phosphate synthase small subunit gives MKAVLALADGRIFKGKAFGATGETSGEVVFNTAMSGYQEVLTDPSYKGQMVTMTYTQIGNTGINPEDVESNQLYLSGFIVREYLDCYSNYRATMSLDAYLKENGVVGIQGIDTRALTRHLRDKGAQNGIISTIDFDPESLVKKARAIPSMSGLDLATGVTCSAPYHWTQGLWDLQTGYPEVDKRDLKYKVVAYDFGIKLNILRCLVSAGCDVTVVPATFPAESALAMNPDGIFLSNGPGDPEPMKEVIENIKKFVGKKPIFGICLGHQLLGLALGGRTIKLKFGNHGSNLPVMDIATKKVEITAQNHGFSVDILSLANVAGLAHENLNDQTVEGMAHKTLPIFSVQHHPEASPGPHDSHYLFNRFVEMMEKHKG, from the coding sequence ATGAAAGCAGTGCTGGCTCTGGCGGACGGCCGGATTTTTAAAGGGAAGGCCTTCGGCGCAACGGGCGAAACCAGCGGCGAGGTGGTGTTCAACACCGCCATGTCGGGATACCAGGAAGTGCTCACCGACCCCTCGTACAAGGGGCAGATGGTCACCATGACCTATACCCAGATCGGTAACACGGGGATCAACCCGGAGGATGTCGAGAGCAACCAGCTCTACCTCTCCGGCTTCATCGTGCGCGAGTACCTCGACTGCTACTCCAACTACCGCGCCACCATGAGCCTGGACGCCTACCTGAAGGAGAACGGCGTGGTCGGTATCCAAGGGATCGACACCCGCGCCCTGACCCGGCACCTGCGCGACAAGGGCGCCCAGAACGGCATTATCTCCACCATCGACTTCGATCCGGAGAGCCTGGTGAAAAAGGCCCGCGCCATCCCGTCCATGAGTGGCCTGGACCTCGCCACCGGCGTCACCTGCTCCGCCCCCTACCACTGGACCCAGGGGCTGTGGGACCTGCAGACCGGCTACCCGGAAGTCGACAAGAGGGATCTCAAGTACAAGGTGGTCGCCTACGACTTCGGCATCAAGCTGAACATCCTGCGCTGCCTGGTCTCCGCCGGTTGCGACGTAACAGTTGTACCGGCAACCTTCCCGGCTGAGTCGGCGCTGGCCATGAACCCGGACGGCATCTTCCTCTCCAACGGCCCGGGCGACCCGGAGCCGATGAAGGAAGTCATCGAGAACATCAAGAAGTTCGTGGGCAAGAAGCCGATCTTCGGCATCTGCCTCGGGCACCAGCTCCTTGGTCTTGCCCTCGGTGGCCGCACCATCAAGCTGAAGTTCGGCAACCACGGCTCCAACCTGCCGGTCATGGACATCGCCACCAAGAAGGTCGAGATCACTGCCCAGAACCACGGCTTCTCCGTCGACATCCTGTCGCTCGCAAACGTCGCCGGTCTCGCCCATGAGAACCTGAACGACCAGACCGTCGAGGGGATGGCGCACAAGACGCTCCCCATCTTCTCGGTGCAGCACCACCCCGAGGCGTCCCCCGGGCCGCACGACTCGCACTACCTGTTCAACAGGTTCGTGGAGATGATGGAGAAGCATAAAGGGTAA
- a CDS encoding radical SAM protein, whose amino-acid sequence MKYKELYENGELSRRIKLAYARLAACDLCPHACGVNRLKGETGLCESGKEVRIASANVHRGEEPPISGTKGSGTIFLSGCTLNCKFCQNFPISQLRNGTDLTVGQLADKMVGLQKKGVHNINFVTPTHFTPQILAALYLAIRKGFRIPIVWNTSGYEKLDTLALLDGVVDIYLPDMKYCCNDVAVKLSGAKGYAEVNRLALPEMLRQVGHLECDDDGIAVRGLIVRHLVLPLGQAGSPETLAWIAENLGTETHIALMSQFFPAHAAAQTPGIERRITSEEYAEAVEALEELELENGWVQDEPLGE is encoded by the coding sequence ATGAAATACAAAGAGCTTTATGAAAATGGCGAGCTGTCCCGGCGCATCAAATTGGCCTACGCCCGCCTCGCTGCCTGCGACCTTTGCCCCCACGCCTGCGGCGTCAACCGCCTGAAAGGGGAGACGGGGCTGTGCGAAAGCGGTAAGGAAGTCCGGATCGCCTCCGCCAACGTGCACCGCGGCGAGGAACCGCCCATCTCCGGCACCAAGGGCTCCGGCACCATCTTCCTGTCGGGATGCACCCTGAACTGCAAGTTCTGCCAGAACTTCCCGATCAGCCAGTTGAGAAACGGAACCGACCTGACGGTGGGACAGTTGGCGGACAAGATGGTGGGGTTGCAGAAGAAGGGCGTGCACAACATAAACTTCGTCACGCCGACCCACTTCACGCCGCAGATCCTTGCCGCGCTCTACCTCGCCATCCGCAAGGGATTCCGGATCCCGATCGTGTGGAATACGAGTGGTTACGAGAAGCTCGACACGCTGGCCCTGCTGGACGGCGTGGTGGATATCTACCTGCCGGACATGAAGTACTGCTGCAACGATGTTGCCGTAAAGCTGTCCGGTGCCAAGGGATATGCCGAGGTTAATCGGCTGGCCCTGCCCGAGATGCTGCGACAGGTGGGGCACCTGGAATGTGACGACGACGGCATCGCCGTGCGCGGCTTGATCGTGCGGCACCTGGTGTTGCCGCTCGGGCAGGCGGGGAGCCCGGAGACGCTGGCCTGGATCGCAGAGAACCTGGGCACTGAGACGCACATCGCCCTGATGAGCCAGTTTTTCCCTGCCCACGCCGCGGCACAGACGCCGGGGATAGAGAGAAGGATCACCAGCGAAGAGTACGCCGAGGCGGTCGAGGCGCTGGAAGAGCTGGAGCTGGAAAACGGGTGGGTGCAGGACGAACCGCTGGGCGAATAA